ACAGGAGGCGGACGAGCGGCTGTTCCTCCCCGTCGCGGCCGCGGCGATACAGCGGCGCGAACGGAAACGGCGACCGGCTCGCACTGTCGATCCTCCGCAGGGCGCTCGCCAGCGCGAGCGGCCGTCCGGTCACCTCGACCGCGCGGTCGTCGGCTGCGTGCTCCCGCCGCCGGGAGTACGCGCGCAACAGCAGCGTCAACGCGATCAACAGCAGGGTCAGCGTCCGTGCGAGGCCGACGTGCAGCCGGCCGGGGAGCGTCCGGTGCCAGCGGTCCGGCGTGCCCCGGACGAGCGCGACCCCGCGGGCGAACCCGCCGGCGACGGCCGCGACCGGCGCGAGCGCGAGCGCGACGAGTCCCACGGCGGTGTGGACGACGCTGTGGCCGAGCGTCTGTACGAGGCCGTCGCGACCCTCGATGTGGGCGAGTTCGTGGGCGAGCACGCCCTCCAGCTCCGCGGCCGACAGCAGACGAAACAGCGAGTAGTCGATCACGAGCGCCGGAGTCGGGCCGCCGAGCGCGAGCGCGTTCGGCTCGCCCAGGCGGGCGACGAACACGCGCGGACGCGCCACGTCCATCCCGCCGGCGAGCGCGTCGACGATCCGGTGGACCGTCGGCGCGCGCCTGCGCGGGACCTCACGGGCGTCGAGGCCGACGAGCGTGCGACCGGTTCCGAACCGGTATGTCAGGTAGCCTGACGCGAGCGTCGCCACGATGAACGCCGCCGCAAGCGCGAGCGGGTCGGGACGGTTCGCCCAGACGAACCGCGCGAGCAGCCAGACCGCGCCGGCACCGACCGCGTAGACCGCGATGGTCGCCGCGCCCGCGACGACCATGGCCGTCCGGAGTCCGAGGGGGGGGTCCGGGGCCGTCGACATGAGTCGTCGGTCCTACGCCGCGTGCGCTCAAACCGATGTCGGCGCGGGCGACGGGACGCCGCCGCCGACCGTCACGGGTAAGGCCGGGTCGGCGCGTATCGACGGTATGAGCGACAACGATGGCGGCGACACGGCCGCCGGCGGCGACGGCGACGGCGCCTACGTCGGGCTGTTCTCCGGCGGGAAGGACTCGTCGTGGGCGGTGTACCGGGCGCTGGAGCGCGGGCTCCCCGTCGAGCGACTGCTGACGGTCCACCCCGCGGGCGACTCGTACATGTACCACGTCCCCGAAACGCGCCTGGCCGCGTTGGCGGCCGAGAGCATCGGGCTCCCCCTCGTGGAGGTGGAACCCGAGGACTTCCACGCCGGCGAGGCGACCGACTCGGGCGCGCAGGGCGACAGCGAGCTGGAGCCGATGGAGGCGGCGCTGACCGACCTCGCGGCGGACCTGCCGCTCGCGGGCGTCACCGCCGGCGCCGTCGAGTCGGAGTTTCAGACGAGCCGGATCGAGGCGATGTGCGACCGCCTCGGGATCGACCTGTTCGCGCCGCTGTGGCAGCGCGATCCCCGGACGCTGGCCGAGGAAATGATCGACGCCGGGTTCGAGATCCGGATCCTCCAGGTCGCGGCCGCGGGGCTCGACGAGTCGTGGCTCGGCCGTACCATCGATCGCGAGGCGCTCGCGGAGCTGGAGCGGCTCAACGACGAGTACGGCGTCCACGTGCTCGGCGAGGGCGGGGAGTTCGAAACGTTCGTGGTCGACGGCCCGCACATGGACCGGCGGATCGAGGTAGAGTACGACACGGAATGGGACGGCACTCGGGGACGGATCCGGGTGACGGACGCCCGGCTGGCGGAGTAAACGGGCGAGCGAGTCGGAGCGATTCGTCGGCTCAGCTTTCCTCGTTCGTCAGCCGCGAGTGCGCGCCGATGAGGGCGCCAGAGAGATCGAGCCCGTCGACGACGGTCTCCTCGTCGATGATGCTCCGGCGCACGTCCGCGTCGCGGACGGTCGCGTTGCCGAAGACGACCGACGAGTCGAGCGAGGAGTCGACGATCTCCGCGCCCGCGAGGACGTACACGTCGTCGCCGATCTCGGAGTTCTCGACGGTCGCGTCCGGGTGGACGACCGACTCGCCGTCGAGGTACCACGAGACGGCGTCGAGGTAGCTCTCGGGGGTGCCGATGTCGAACCACGCCTCCTCGAAGGTGAACGCGTGGACGGGCTGGCGCGACTGGAGCCACTGGATGAACCAGCCGGGCTCGTCCGGGTTGTTGCCGTCAGAGAGGTATTCCTCGAAGTCCGGAAGCGTCTCCTGCGGGAACGCGTAGCAGGCGATGGACACGAGCGTGCTCTTGGGGTCCTCGGGCTTCTCCTGGAAGTCGACGACGCGGTCGCCGTCGAGTTCGACCAGGCCGTAGCTCTTCGCACGCTCGCGCGATCCCACGTCGTAGGCCGCAAGCGCCGGCGTCCCCTTCTCGGCGAAGAAGTCCACGAACTCCGCCACGTCGAAGGAGATCAGGTTGTCGCCGGCGACGACGACCAGGTCGTCGTCCACGTTCTCGCGGTCGATCAGCTGCGCGAGCGCGCCGACGACGCCGAACTTCTCGGACTCGGCGCTGGTGTCCTCGACGGAGACGGTCGGCTTCTCGAACTCGGCGTCCGCGAGGTAGTCCTCGAACTCCCCGGCGAAGCGTTCGTTCGTGGAGACGAACACCTCGTCGATCCGGTCGTCCGCCTCCAGATCGCCGAAGATCTCGTCGATGACGGTGCCGTCGCCGACCGGAAGCAGCATCTTCGGCCGGTTGCGAGTGATCGGCCACAGCCTCGTCGCGTACCCCCCAGCGAGCACAACTGCCTTCATGGACTCAGGGTTACGCCCGACCGACAAGGGTTTTTCCTCTCTCGGTTCACGTTCCCGACAGGTTATCGCCGGCACCGACCCGGACGGCGGTCGCCCGAAACCGATTCCCGCGGCGGCGACCAACGATCGGTATGCCCGATCGGACGACCCGCGAGCGGATCGCCGAGACGCTGCGCGAGCGGGCGTGTTCCGGCGGCGCGCTCGCCGCCGAGTTCGACGTGCCCCGTTCCGTCGTGTACGACCACCTGGACCACGTCGCGGAGTCGCTGCCGGAGAGCGAACAGTTTCTGGTCGCGCCGCCGACGTGTCGCGACTGCGGCTTCGACGACTTCGACGACCCGGTGAACGCCCCGTCGCGGTGTCCCGAGTGCAAGGGAGAGAACGTCGAGGAGCCGCGGTTCGTGATCGAGTCCGACTGACGCCGACCGGCGTCGCCTACGCGGTCGTCTCGCCTACGCCGTCGCTTCGCCTACGCCATCGCTTCGCTCACGCCGTCGCCTCGACGCCCAGCTCCGCGAGGAGCGTCTCGGCTGCCTCGCTCGACGAGCCGGGCCCGCGGGCGGTGATCAGGTCGCCGTCGACGGTGACGCTGGTCTCGGCGTCGAGTTCGGCGTCGAAGGTCCCGCCGGCGGCGACGACCTCGTCCTCGACCCAGTAGGGGAGCTTCCGCCCCTCGATCCGGTCGAGGTCGTCGACGATCCCCTCCTCCCACTCGTTCGGGAAGCCGGTCACGTCGCGGCCGTCGACGAGGAACTCCCCGTCCGCGTTCCGAGCGAACGCGAGGATCCCGACGGCGTGACAGACGACCAGCGCGACCCCGTCGTCGCCGGCGACCGCCTCCCGCAGCGCGCCTCGGGCGTGGCGGTCCTGGTTCACGTCCCAGACGGTGCCGTGGCCGCCGGGGAACACGACGGCGTCGTGGTCGGCGGCGTCGACCGTCGCGATCGGTTCGGGATCGCGAAGCCGGTCGTCGGTCTCGTGGATCTCGCGGTACCGTTCGACGGTCTCCTCGCCCACGTCCTCGGGGTCGAGCGAACGCTCGTCCACCACCGGCGGCGACCCGGACGGCGTCGCCACGGTCACGTCGACGCCGGCGGCGTCGAGCGTCGTGAGCAGCTCGATACACTCCTCGGCCCAGTACCCCTCCTCGCTGACGACGAACAACGCCGTAGTTTCGCTCATGCGTCCGAACGGTGGACCCGAACTCCGGAAAACGTGTCGCCGGCGGAACCGGCTCCACTGGCGGGCGGCCGTCCCGCCGTCGCGAGGGCGACCGCGGCGGCGGACGACTTATCGCCCGCAGTGGCGCCCGGGTCGGCCGTTCCCGGGTCGCTTATGCCGACCGACCGACAACGTGGACCCATGGCAGTGGGTACGCGGACGGTGCTCGCCCTCCTCGGCGGGGTCGTGCTGACGGTGGGGGTGTACCTCCACGCGACCGAGCGCGAGAGCACCGGCTACGCGGTGATGGCGCTCGGGTTCGCGACCGCGGCCGCCTGGGCGTTTCTCGGCATGGAGCTGGCCCGGCTCGGCAGGGCGTCGACGCCAGAGACGACGTACCTCTCGGGCGCGATGGCCGCCGTCACCCTCGCGATGTACTTCGGGATGCGCGCGCGAGCCCTCACGAGGGGCGAGTGAGCGGTCGAACGGGGCTCTCCCCGCGCCGAACACATTCTCAAAACTACAATAAATTCATCTTTCGTTTACGGCGGTTTTCGCGAGGTCACGATCGTCGAACGTAATCGGCGACTAATTCACATTCGTGAGTTCTGTGCCGAATTACTGCGGAAACAACGGTACAGATAGGTGAAATACTGATTTCAGTGATCTGCTTCGTTGTGCGAGGATCCCACATACTTAAGTTTGGTATTCCATAACGAAAGCGCGTATGTCAGACAACCAGTCCGGTTCCAGCCGGCGTCGGTTCCTCCAGGGAACTGGCGTCGCGGCGGTCTCCGCGGGCCTCGCCGGCTGCTCAGGCAACGGCGACGGTACCGAAACCTCCGGGGACGACTCGACTCCGACCCCAGAGCAGACGCCGACCGAGGTAGAGAACACCGACGACATCCCGACCGGCGGGATCTTCGACTTCGGGATGGGGACCTCGCCCAACACGCTCAACGTGCTCGCGAGCTCCTCCGCGTACGTCGGCGTCATCACCGACCGGATCTACGAGTCCGGCGCGGCGATCGACCCGGTCAACTTCGAGATGCACCCGAACGTCTTCACCGACTGGGACTACGAGGTGCTCGACGAGACCGGCGAGGACGACCAGCCGAACGTCGAGGTGTACTTCAACGTCCGCACGGACGGCCTCACCTGGAACGACGGGGAGGAGTTCACCGTCGACGACGTGCTCTTCTCGTACAACTACCTGATGGAGCAGAACCCCGGCGGCTACGCCGCGTCCATCAACCCCATCGTCAGCGTCGAGGAGCACGACGGCGACTGGGACTGCGTGATGACCCTGAGCCAGCCGAACGGGACGTTCGCGTACGACCAGCTCGGCCTGCCGATCCTCCCGGAGCACCGCTGGGGAGACGTCGACGACTACCAGACCTACGAGCCGGCCGACACCGACTTCGGTCCCGTGGGGCTCGGCCCGGGCGTCGTCACGCAGTACGACCCCGACACGGCCGTCGAGGTGTCCTTCGCGGACCGCGAGGGCGAGTACAACCTCTCGGAGCTGAGCTGGCGCGAGGAGGTCTCCGGCATCATCGCCGGCGGCCCGTTCATCGACGCCATGCGGATCCGCGTGTACTCCTCGACGTCCGCGCTGCACCAAGCGCTGTTCCAGGGCGACATCGACTCCCTGTACGACGGCGTTCGCACCTCGCGGATCGAGGACGCCCAGGACGACGAGGACATCGA
This genomic stretch from Halobaculum roseum harbors:
- a CDS encoding M48 family metallopeptidase produces the protein MSTAPDPPLGLRTAMVVAGAATIAVYAVGAGAVWLLARFVWANRPDPLALAAAFIVATLASGYLTYRFGTGRTLVGLDAREVPRRRAPTVHRIVDALAGGMDVARPRVFVARLGEPNALALGGPTPALVIDYSLFRLLSAAELEGVLAHELAHIEGRDGLVQTLGHSVVHTAVGLVALALAPVAAVAGGFARGVALVRGTPDRWHRTLPGRLHVGLARTLTLLLIALTLLLRAYSRRREHAADDRAVEVTGRPLALASALRRIDSASRSPFPFAPLYRRGRDGEEQPLVRLLSTHPPMDERIERLRRRAEREGALGRSPDRGVDDLRPIRPDRAGDGWTRVPIEKR
- a CDS encoding diphthine--ammonia ligase, with the protein product MSDNDGGDTAAGGDGDGAYVGLFSGGKDSSWAVYRALERGLPVERLLTVHPAGDSYMYHVPETRLAALAAESIGLPLVEVEPEDFHAGEATDSGAQGDSELEPMEAALTDLAADLPLAGVTAGAVESEFQTSRIEAMCDRLGIDLFAPLWQRDPRTLAEEMIDAGFEIRILQVAAAGLDESWLGRTIDREALAELERLNDEYGVHVLGEGGEFETFVVDGPHMDRRIEVEYDTEWDGTRGRIRVTDARLAE
- a CDS encoding sugar phosphate nucleotidyltransferase; the encoded protein is MKAVVLAGGYATRLWPITRNRPKMLLPVGDGTVIDEIFGDLEADDRIDEVFVSTNERFAGEFEDYLADAEFEKPTVSVEDTSAESEKFGVVGALAQLIDRENVDDDLVVVAGDNLISFDVAEFVDFFAEKGTPALAAYDVGSRERAKSYGLVELDGDRVVDFQEKPEDPKSTLVSIACYAFPQETLPDFEEYLSDGNNPDEPGWFIQWLQSRQPVHAFTFEEAWFDIGTPESYLDAVSWYLDGESVVHPDATVENSEIGDDVYVLAGAEIVDSSLDSSVVFGNATVRDADVRRSIIDEETVVDGLDLSGALIGAHSRLTNEES
- a CDS encoding transcriptional regulator, which encodes MPDRTTRERIAETLRERACSGGALAAEFDVPRSVVYDHLDHVAESLPESEQFLVAPPTCRDCGFDDFDDPVNAPSRCPECKGENVEEPRFVIESD
- a CDS encoding type 1 glutamine amidotransferase domain-containing protein; translation: MSETTALFVVSEEGYWAEECIELLTTLDAAGVDVTVATPSGSPPVVDERSLDPEDVGEETVERYREIHETDDRLRDPEPIATVDAADHDAVVFPGGHGTVWDVNQDRHARGALREAVAGDDGVALVVCHAVGILAFARNADGEFLVDGRDVTGFPNEWEEGIVDDLDRIEGRKLPYWVEDEVVAAGGTFDAELDAETSVTVDGDLITARGPGSSSEAAETLLAELGVEATA